Genomic segment of Oceanispirochaeta sp.:
AAATTTTAGGAGCTGAGATGAAAATTACTTTTAAAATAATAATTCCCGTTGCCATTATGCTTGTGTTGGCTGTCAGTGTCATTTCTTTTATAGGTTATACGAATATCTCCCGTGAAATTAAGAGTGTGATGCAGGTTACGGCTCAATCAACTGTGGAAGATCTTCTCCAACAGATAGATACGGTGGAAGAGGATACTGAAAAACTTAAAAATGCTTTGAATAATAATTTTCTGAGAATCGCTCGGAGTATTGCCTATGCCGTAGATAAAAATCCTGATCTGCTGTCAACGAAAACAATGCAGGAGATGGCTGCTTCAATCGGTATTGATGAAATCCATGTCGTAGACAGTCGGGGTATCCTTTTTGCCGGATCAGTCCCGGACTTTTTCGGTTTTGATTTCAGTACCAATGAGCAGACCAAACCATTTTTAAGGATGCTGACCAATCCTAAGGCTAAACTAGCACAGAATCCTCAGATAAGAGCTGTTGACGGAGTTCTGTTTCAATATATCGGAGTGCCTCTGCCCAGCGGTACAGGGCTGGTTCAGATTGGAGTGACACCGAAAGAACTTCAAAATTTGCTGGAGTCTTCCAGTAATCAAAATATTATGGAGCAATACCCCTATGAAGAGGGGGGATTCGCTTATATTCTCTCCCTTGAAACCAAGGCTATTATCAATCATTCCATACCTGATAGAATTGGAGTGGATATGTCTGAATTTGACTTCGTTCAAAGGATTATTGCCGAGAAAAACGGGCAATTTACTTATAAATATGAAGGCGAAGAAGTGTTTACGTGTTTTGCAGCAGCTGGTGAAACAATTGTAGTCACGGCCATTCCAACTGGAATCTACACCGGGAGGTTGAGGCCTATTCTATTTTCACTCATTTTCAGTTCATTTCTTGCCCTGTTGATTCTTTCCGGGACCATGTTTGTCATTGTCAGCCGTATCTTTGCTCCTTTGCGCAAAGTCAGCCATTCCCTCCGGGAAATTTCCAGCGGGGATGCGGATCTCACCCGGCGTCTTGAAATTACCAGCCGGGATGAAGTCGGAGACGTGGCTCAGAATTTCAATGCATTTATTGAAAACCTGCAGTCTCTTATCATGGGGATTCAAGTGGCTGTCAGCCAGACACAGAATATTAATATCAACTTAGGTTCCAGTACGAAAACGACCGCATCCTCAACAGAAGAGATCAATAAAAATATTGATTCTGTCAGAAATCAGCTGCAGCAGATGGATGAAAATATCAGTGAAAGTGCGACTGCCATGGAAGAAATTACATCCAATACAAGCTCCTTTGATAATATGATCTCTTCTCAGGCTTCCATGGTGGAAGAGTAGACCGCTGCTATTACCCAGATGATTGCTTCCCTGAACAATGTCGGAAATATCACAACTGCTAAAAAAGAATCCACTGGAGATTTGAAAAGAATTGCGGAAGAAGGAAAAAAGCAGATCGATTTGACATCCAGAGAATTTGCTGTTGTCGCGGAGAAAATTTCACAAATTCAGGAAATGGCAGCGACCATCAAAAACATTGCAGCTCAGACAAACCTTCTATCCATGAATGCCGCCATCGAAGCGGCTCATGCGGGAGATTCGGGAAAAGGTTTTGCTGTTGTAGCCGATGAAATTAGAAAGCTGGCCGAAACTTCCGGAAAATCCTCAGGGAATATCACCACTCTTATCAAGGAGATTACAACAGGAGTAAACAATACATCGGTGAGTGTCGGCAGTACACTGAGAATCTTTGATTCCATCTCTGAGGAGGTTGAATCTACGGTGAATGCTTTTCATGAAATAGAGGACTCTGTCTCGGAACTCACCATAGGGGGAAGACAGATCATGGAATCTACAGAAGAGATCAACAACGTGACGAATGAAGTCCGTTACGGCTCTTCAGAGATCCATAAAGGCATTGAATCTACCAATTCATCCCTGCTGAGCATCAAGGCAAAATCCGGGGCCGTGGATACGGCTATCCTGGAAATCTATAGCAAAGCTTCCGAGGTGGTTGATGCCATGAAGAAGTTGCAGGACATTGGTGATAGTCTGGATGAAATTACAAAGGATCTCTCAAAGAAGTTCAGTCAGTTTATTACCAGTTGATTTTCAAAATTATCATGATTGAGGTTTCATTCCCAATTCTTGCGGAAACATTTCTCCGATGCTCTCTCCGGTATGAATCCTTCTGATGGCCTCTGCCAGAAGGGGTGCCACCGAGAGCACCGTCATGTTGTTCATTTTCTTTTCTTCGGCAATGTGAACCGTATTGGTCACAACAAGCTCTTCCATCCCTGATTCTTGAAGCCGTGGAACCGCATCACCGCAGAGCACACCATGAACAGCGCTGACATAAATTTTTCCTGCTCCGGCTTCTTTTAAGGTTTTCATGGTTTCCAGGATGGTGGAACCCGTAGCTATTTCATCATCAAATATAATGCAGACTTTTCCCCGCACATTTCCGACCATTTCACCCTGGGCTACTTCTGTATCACTGATTCGTCTCTTGTCCACAATAGCTATGGGTACGTCCAGGTGTTCTGCCAATCGACCCGCCCTTTTAGCCCCGCCGGCATCGGTCGCAACGACAATCATTTTTTCTCTGCCTGGCTTGTTTTTAAAGTAGTCTGCTATAAGTGCCGTGGCTGTCAGATGGTCAACGGGCATACTGAAAAATCCGTGGACCTGGGGCGAGTGAAGATCCATGGTTAGAACTCTGTCGGCCCCGGCAGTTTTAAGAAGGTCGGCAATCAGCCGGGCTGTAATGGATATCCGGGGAGCGTCCTTTTTATCAGAACGGGCATAGGAGTAGTATGGAATCACCGCTGTAATTCTTTTTGCCGAAGCACTGCGCAGAGCATCCAGAGTAATGAGCATTTTCATGATCTGTTCGCTCACAGGAGTTGTGAGTGACTGAACTACAAAAACATCCCTCTCCCGTACATTCTCCTGAATCTGTACGGTGATGTTATCATTTGAAAAGCGGGCAATCTTCAGGGAATTGAGCTCCAGGCCCAGAACTTCCGCTATAGAAGTTGTTAGATCCGGATTTGATCCGGCACAGAAAATTTTTAGTTCTTCTTTCATAATGTTGTATCCATCCCCAGCACTTTCAGAGCCAGTTCCACCCTTCCGAAGGGAGAACTGACCTGAAATCCCTGAACATAGGATTCAATGGTACGACAAATTTCAGAGGCAATCCGGATGCCCTCTGCAATTCCTTCTTCCCGGGTCTGACAGCGGCTCATTCTTTCCATCACCTCATCGGGAACTTCTACTCCGGGAACTTCATTGCGCATAAACTCGGCATTCTTGAAACTCACAAGAGGCCAGACTCCGGCAATGATAGGAATGTTTCCAAAGGCGGAAGCCTCGTCCAGGAATTTTAAAAGGGCATCGGGATCAAAGACGGGCTGGGTAATGGCAAACTCGGCTCCCGCCTCAAGCTTTCTTCTGTAACGATCCATTTCCAGTTCGGGAGAGACCGCACAGGGGTTCGCTCCCACTCCGGTAAAAATGCCGGTGGGAGGAGATATCGGGTTCCCACCAAAATCACGGCCGTAATTGAGGTTATGGATCACCTGGGTCAGACCGATGGCATCCACATCAAAGACGCCTGTGACTTCGGGGTAATCTCCCGACTTGGGGGGGTCTCCGGTTATCACCAGAAAGTTATTCACTCCAGCCGCCACTGATCCCAGAATATCTGACTGCATACCCAGGAGGTTCCGGTCACGGCAGGTGTAGTGAAG
This window contains:
- a CDS encoding HAMP domain-containing protein, with product MKITFKIIIPVAIMLVLAVSVISFIGYTNISREIKSVMQVTAQSTVEDLLQQIDTVEEDTEKLKNALNNNFLRIARSIAYAVDKNPDLLSTKTMQEMAASIGIDEIHVVDSRGILFAGSVPDFFGFDFSTNEQTKPFLRMLTNPKAKLAQNPQIRAVDGVLFQYIGVPLPSGTGLVQIGVTPKELQNLLESSSNQNIMEQYPYEEGGFAYILSLETKAIINHSIPDRIGVDMSEFDFVQRIIAEKNGQFTYKYEGEEVFTCFAAAGETIVVTAIPTGIYTGRLRPILFSLIFSSFLALLILSGTMFVIVSRIFAPLRKVSHSLREISSGDADLTRRLEITSRDEVGDVAQNFNAFIENLQSLIMGIQVAVSQTQNININLGSSTKTTASSTEEINKNIDSVRNQLQQMDENISESATAMEEITSNTSSFDNMISSQASMVEE
- a CDS encoding methyl-accepting chemotaxis protein, encoding MKRIAEEGKKQIDLTSREFAVVAEKISQIQEMAATIKNIAAQTNLLSMNAAIEAAHAGDSGKGFAVVADEIRKLAETSGKSSGNITTLIKEITTGVNNTSVSVGSTLRIFDSISEEVESTVNAFHEIEDSVSELTIGGRQIMESTEEINNVTNEVRYGSSEIHKGIESTNSSLLSIKAKSGAVDTAILEIYSKASEVVDAMKKLQDIGDSLDEITKDLSKKFSQFITS
- a CDS encoding ribose-phosphate pyrophosphokinase; its protein translation is MKEELKIFCAGSNPDLTTSIAEVLGLELNSLKIARFSNDNITVQIQENVRERDVFVVQSLTTPVSEQIMKMLITLDALRSASAKRITAVIPYYSYARSDKKDAPRISITARLIADLLKTAGADRVLTMDLHSPQVHGFFSMPVDHLTATALIADYFKNKPGREKMIVVATDAGGAKRAGRLAEHLDVPIAIVDKRRISDTEVAQGEMVGNVRGKVCIIFDDEIATGSTILETMKTLKEAGAGKIYVSAVHGVLCGDAVPRLQESGMEELVVTNTVHIAEEKKMNNMTVLSVAPLLAEAIRRIHTGESIGEMFPQELGMKPQS